The following are encoded together in the Sparus aurata chromosome 1, fSpaAur1.1, whole genome shotgun sequence genome:
- the si:dkey-237i9.1 gene encoding SEC14-like protein 1 isoform X2 translates to MVQKYQSPVRVYKHPFELVMAAYERRFPTCHLIPMFVASDVVDEENSEDGSTQKIERRCALDVDAPRLLKRIAGVDYVYFSQKNTLNRKERTLHIESHNETFSNRVIIHETCCYSVHPENEDWTCFEQTASLDIKSFFGFESTVEKIAMKQYASSIKKGKEIIEFYLKELEDEGITQVPRWTPSSLPLPLPRPTRLDTSPPVLPELAVTPAVSIPLPTDAKDSSSQDTKQDNSALQADSLTDILAGTPEDKLDADYIKRYLGDLTPLQESCLIRLRKWLQETHKGKIPKDEHILRFLRARDFNMDKAREILCQSLTWRKQHQVDYLLETWTSPQVLQDYYTGGWHHHDRDGRPLYILRLGQMDTKGLVRALGEESLLRHVLSINEEGLRRCEENTKVFGRPISCWTCLVDLEGLNMRHLWRPGVKALLRIIEVVEANYPETLGRLLILRAPRVFPVLWTLVSPFIDENTRKKFLIYAGNDYQGPGGLVDYIDKEIIPDFLGGECMCEVPEGGLVPKSMYRTAEELENEDVRLWTETIYQSASVFKGAPHEVLIEIIDASSVITWDFDMCKGDVVFNIYHSKRAPQPPRKEALGAHGITSPGGNNVQLIDKSWTLGQDYSMVESPLTCKEGESVQGSHITRWPGFYILQWKFYNMAACSATNLPRVDDVLATLQVSSHKCKVMYYTEVLGSEDFRGSMTSLESSHSGFSQLSAATTSSSQSQSSSMISR, encoded by the exons ATGGTGCAGAAGTATCAGTCACCCGTGCGGGTGTACAAGCATCCCTTTGAGCTGGTGATGGCG GCCTATGAGCGCCGGTTTCCCACCTGTCACCTCATCCCCATGTTTGTGGCGAGTGACGTGGTGGATGAGGAGAACAGCGAGGACGGTTCTACCCAAAAGATTGAGCGCCGCTGTGCCCTGGATGTTGACGCCCCGCGCCTGCTCAAAAGG aTTGCAGGTGTGGACTACGTCTACTTCAGCCAGAAAAACACGCTCAATCGAAAAGAGAGGACACTTCACATTGAGTCCCATAATGAGACCTTCTCCAACAGGGTCATCATCCATGAGACCTGCTGCTATTCG GTTCATCCAGAGAATGAGGACTGGACGTGTTTTGAACAGACAGCGAGTCTGGACATCAAGTCCTTCTTCGGCTTTGAGAGTACAGTGGAAAAGATTGCTATGAAGCAGTACGCCAGCAGTAtcaaaaag ggAAAAGAAATCATAGAGTTCTACCTGAAGGAGCTAGAAGATGAAGGGATCACCCAGGTGCCACGCTGgactccctcctcccttcccctGCCTCTACCCAGGCCAACTCGCCTTGACACCAGCCCACCAGTCCTTCCCGAACTCGCAGTCACACCCGCTGTTTCTATCCCGCTGCCCACCGATGCGAAGGACAGCAGTTCTCAGGACACCAAGCAGGACAACAGTGCACTTCAGGCAGACAGCCTAACAGATATCCTGGCTGGTACACCTGAAG aTAAGCTGGATGCAGACTATATCAAACGTTACCTAGGTGACCTGACCCCCCTGCAGGAGAGCTGTCTAATCAGGCTTCGCAAATGGCTGCAGGAGACGCACAAGGGAAAG ATCCCTAAGGACGAGCACATACTGCGTTTCCTGCGTGCCAGGGACTTCAACATGGACAAGGCGCGGGAGATCCTTTGCCAGTCGCTGACCTGGAGGAAGCAGCACCAGGTGGACTACCTGCTGGAGACCTGGACCTCACCACAGGTCCTACAGGACTACTACACTGGGGGCTGGCACCACCATGATAGAG ATGGTCGTCCTTTGTATATCCTGAGGTTGGGCCAGATGGACACCAAAGGACTTGTCCGTGCTCTTGGAGAAGAGTCTCTTCTCAGACAC GTGCTGTCTATTAATGAGGAGGGTCTGAGACGTTGTGAGGAGAACACCAAGGTGTTTGGCCGACCCATCAG CTGTTGGACGTGCCTGGTAGACCTGGAGGGGCTAAATATGCGTCACTTGTGGCGACCTGGAGTCAAGGCGCTGCTGAGGATCATCGAGGTGGTGGAGGCCAACTACCCAGAGACTCTGGGACGGCTGCTTATCTTGAGGGCTCCCCGAGTATTCCCTGTCCTCTGGACACTG GTGAGTCCATTCATTGATGAAAACACCCGCAAGAAGTTCCTCATCTATGCAGGCAATGACTACCAGGGTCCTGGAGGGCTCGTGGATTATATAGATAAGGAGATCATCCCTGACTTCCTGGGAGGAGAGTGTATG TGTGAGGTACCAGAAGGCGGCCTGGTTCCCAAGTCGATGTACCGCACGGCCGAGGAGCTGGAGAACGAAGATGTCCGCCTGTGGACCGAGACGATCTACCAGAGCGCCAGCGTCTTCAAGGGAGCGCCACACGAG GTTCTGATTGAGATCATCGACGCCTCCTCAGTAATCACTTGGGATTTTGACATGTGCAAAGGCGATGTTGTTTTCAACATCTACCACTCCAAGCGGGCCCCTCAGCCTCCACGTAAAGAAGCCCTGGGAGCCCACGGCATCACATCCCCAGGGGGCAACAATGTCCAGCTTATCGACAAGTCGTGGACGCTGGGGCAGGATTACAGCATGGTCGAGTCCCCGCTCACCTGCAAGGAGGGCGAGAGTGTGCAG GGCTCTCACATCACAAGGTGGCCAGGTTTTTACATCCTCCAGTGGAAGTTCTACAACATGGCAGCCTGCTCGGCCACCAACCTGCCCCGAGTGGATGATGTGCTCGCCACTCTGCAAGTCTCGTCGCACAAGTGTAAAGTCATGTACTACACCGAGGTGTTGGGCTCTGAGGACTTTAG GGGTTCGATGACCAGCCTGGAGTCGAGCCACAGCGGCTTCTCTCAGCTCAGCGCCGCCACCACCTCATCCAGCCAATCACAGTCCAGCTCGATGATCTCCAGGTAG
- the si:dkey-237i9.1 gene encoding SEC14-like protein 1 isoform X1 yields MVQKYQSPVRVYKHPFELVMAAYERRFPTCHLIPMFVASDVVDEENSEDGSTQKIERRCALDVDAPRLLKRIAGVDYVYFSQKNTLNRKERTLHIESHNETFSNRVIIHETCCYSVHPENEDWTCFEQTASLDIKSFFGFESTVEKIAMKQYASSIKKGKEIIEFYLKELEDEGITQVPRWTPSSLPLPLPRPTRLDTSPPVLPELAVTPAVSIPLPTDAKDSSSQDTKQDNSALQADSLTDILAGTPEDKLDADYIKRYLGDLTPLQESCLIRLRKWLQETHKGKIPKDEHILRFLRARDFNMDKAREILCQSLTWRKQHQVDYLLETWTSPQVLQDYYTGGWHHHDRDGRPLYILRLGQMDTKGLVRALGEESLLRHVLSINEEGLRRCEENTKVFGRPISCWTCLVDLEGLNMRHLWRPGVKALLRIIEVVEANYPETLGRLLILRAPRVFPVLWTLVSPFIDENTRKKFLIYAGNDYQGPGGLVDYIDKEIIPDFLGGECMCEVPEGGLVPKSMYRTAEELENEDVRLWTETIYQSASVFKGAPHEVLIEIIDASSVITWDFDMCKGDVVFNIYHSKRAPQPPRKEALGAHGITSPGGNNVQLIDKSWTLGQDYSMVESPLTCKEGESVQGSHITRWPGFYILQWKFYNMAACSATNLPRVDDVLATLQVSSHKCKVMYYTEVLGSEDFRTACCDVQSLGSMTSLESSHSGFSQLSAATTSSSQSQSSSMISR; encoded by the exons ATGGTGCAGAAGTATCAGTCACCCGTGCGGGTGTACAAGCATCCCTTTGAGCTGGTGATGGCG GCCTATGAGCGCCGGTTTCCCACCTGTCACCTCATCCCCATGTTTGTGGCGAGTGACGTGGTGGATGAGGAGAACAGCGAGGACGGTTCTACCCAAAAGATTGAGCGCCGCTGTGCCCTGGATGTTGACGCCCCGCGCCTGCTCAAAAGG aTTGCAGGTGTGGACTACGTCTACTTCAGCCAGAAAAACACGCTCAATCGAAAAGAGAGGACACTTCACATTGAGTCCCATAATGAGACCTTCTCCAACAGGGTCATCATCCATGAGACCTGCTGCTATTCG GTTCATCCAGAGAATGAGGACTGGACGTGTTTTGAACAGACAGCGAGTCTGGACATCAAGTCCTTCTTCGGCTTTGAGAGTACAGTGGAAAAGATTGCTATGAAGCAGTACGCCAGCAGTAtcaaaaag ggAAAAGAAATCATAGAGTTCTACCTGAAGGAGCTAGAAGATGAAGGGATCACCCAGGTGCCACGCTGgactccctcctcccttcccctGCCTCTACCCAGGCCAACTCGCCTTGACACCAGCCCACCAGTCCTTCCCGAACTCGCAGTCACACCCGCTGTTTCTATCCCGCTGCCCACCGATGCGAAGGACAGCAGTTCTCAGGACACCAAGCAGGACAACAGTGCACTTCAGGCAGACAGCCTAACAGATATCCTGGCTGGTACACCTGAAG aTAAGCTGGATGCAGACTATATCAAACGTTACCTAGGTGACCTGACCCCCCTGCAGGAGAGCTGTCTAATCAGGCTTCGCAAATGGCTGCAGGAGACGCACAAGGGAAAG ATCCCTAAGGACGAGCACATACTGCGTTTCCTGCGTGCCAGGGACTTCAACATGGACAAGGCGCGGGAGATCCTTTGCCAGTCGCTGACCTGGAGGAAGCAGCACCAGGTGGACTACCTGCTGGAGACCTGGACCTCACCACAGGTCCTACAGGACTACTACACTGGGGGCTGGCACCACCATGATAGAG ATGGTCGTCCTTTGTATATCCTGAGGTTGGGCCAGATGGACACCAAAGGACTTGTCCGTGCTCTTGGAGAAGAGTCTCTTCTCAGACAC GTGCTGTCTATTAATGAGGAGGGTCTGAGACGTTGTGAGGAGAACACCAAGGTGTTTGGCCGACCCATCAG CTGTTGGACGTGCCTGGTAGACCTGGAGGGGCTAAATATGCGTCACTTGTGGCGACCTGGAGTCAAGGCGCTGCTGAGGATCATCGAGGTGGTGGAGGCCAACTACCCAGAGACTCTGGGACGGCTGCTTATCTTGAGGGCTCCCCGAGTATTCCCTGTCCTCTGGACACTG GTGAGTCCATTCATTGATGAAAACACCCGCAAGAAGTTCCTCATCTATGCAGGCAATGACTACCAGGGTCCTGGAGGGCTCGTGGATTATATAGATAAGGAGATCATCCCTGACTTCCTGGGAGGAGAGTGTATG TGTGAGGTACCAGAAGGCGGCCTGGTTCCCAAGTCGATGTACCGCACGGCCGAGGAGCTGGAGAACGAAGATGTCCGCCTGTGGACCGAGACGATCTACCAGAGCGCCAGCGTCTTCAAGGGAGCGCCACACGAG GTTCTGATTGAGATCATCGACGCCTCCTCAGTAATCACTTGGGATTTTGACATGTGCAAAGGCGATGTTGTTTTCAACATCTACCACTCCAAGCGGGCCCCTCAGCCTCCACGTAAAGAAGCCCTGGGAGCCCACGGCATCACATCCCCAGGGGGCAACAATGTCCAGCTTATCGACAAGTCGTGGACGCTGGGGCAGGATTACAGCATGGTCGAGTCCCCGCTCACCTGCAAGGAGGGCGAGAGTGTGCAG GGCTCTCACATCACAAGGTGGCCAGGTTTTTACATCCTCCAGTGGAAGTTCTACAACATGGCAGCCTGCTCGGCCACCAACCTGCCCCGAGTGGATGATGTGCTCGCCACTCTGCAAGTCTCGTCGCACAAGTGTAAAGTCATGTACTACACCGAGGTGTTGGGCTCTGAGGACTTTAG AACGGCTTGCTGTGATGTGCAGAGTTT GGGTTCGATGACCAGCCTGGAGTCGAGCCACAGCGGCTTCTCTCAGCTCAGCGCCGCCACCACCTCATCCAGCCAATCACAGTCCAGCTCGATGATCTCCAGGTAG